The genomic DNA tgtgtgtgtttctgtctgtctctttctgcctctctttctttctgcccCCACTCATCACCACCCATGTGACTATGGAAAGGATCAGGTATCAGTCATCTACATCTTAGGATGAATTGAACCCCACATATAATATCTCCCTGCAATATTTGCCCTTTACACCTTGTCTCTAATTATGTGCTGAATATTCCCCTTAAGGGAATGTCTACTTAATTCTCCTCTTAAAAAGCACTGATATGTTTAGACACCTACAGATTTCACCTACAGGTAAGACATGATATAAAAATAAGAGTGATCGAACACAGTATATACCAGGGATGCTTCTTAAATGCCCTCTACTTCCCCAAGAAAGAAGGCAACATCcagaaaaaggtttaaaaataaagcagtCTACTGGGTAAAGAATAGTTATCTTTTAGCTTCTGCTATGATGAATGTAATGTGTAAGTAACAAAATATTGTCTGAGGTGTTGGGATGAAGGTTAATTGTCCAGACTGATCATCAGAACAAATGCCCCTAAGGCAAGTACCTGGAACAGACCAGTAAAGCCAGGAGCTACCAGGGATCCAGGAACATAACTCCAGGGAGCAATAGATCTGGAAAGAGTGCAGAAATATCAGAAGGAATTTCTAAGAGGAGAAGCCACTAACACAACAGCTGTGGTTAGTTTTTCAGAGCTTCATGTTCATATATGTGGGCACAGTGTCTTAAAAGCCCCAGGGCCAAGGGAAGATCAATACCCATTGCTAAATCATATTTACCTTAAGTTAAATGCTTCTAAAAGAGTAAGTTCTTTGAATTCTAACTTTATGGCTGATTTTTCATCAAATTAttcataaatataataaaaaaatgaaagaactatAGGTAGAATactattaaatttttgttttattgaagtatagtcgatttacaatgttgtgttagtttcaggtgtacatcacagtgattcagatatatatatatatattcttttttagtttcttttcccttataggttattataaaatattgagtatagtaccctgtgctatacagaaggtccttgtttttcatctattttatatatagtagtgtgtttatgttaatcccaacttcctaacttatccctccccacaGAACACTATTAATTTTTATCTGTACCTATTAGTTGATACTCCTTTCAATATTACTATCCTGTTACCTTTCAGGTGAAAGCGAATGGGCCTGGGCCGAGCAGGCGGAGACAGGCGGCCTGCTGGCTGGGGAGGTGCAAGCCAGGCTGCAGCGTTCCTGCCTGGCCATGGCAACATCTCCCCTGAAAGTGTGCATCGTGGGCTCGGGGAACTGGGGTTCAGCTGTTGCAAAAATAATTGGTAATAATGTCAAGAAACTTGAGAAGTTTGCCTCCGTGGTCAAGATGTGGGTCTTTGAAGAAACAGTTAATGGGAGAAAACTGACAGACATCATAAATAATGaccatgaaaatgtaaaatatctcccTGGACACAAGCTGCCAGAAAATGTGGTTGCTATCCCGAGCCTCAGTGAGACTGTGTGGGATGCAGACCTGCTGGTGTTTGTCATCCCCCACCAGTTCATTCACAGGATCTGTGACGAGATCTCTGGGAAAGTGCCCAAGGGCGCGCTGGGCATCAGCCTCATCAAGGGCATAGACGAGGGTCCCGAGGGGCTGAAGCTCATTTCCAACATCATCCGAGAGAAGATGGGCATTGACATCAGTGTGCTCATGGGAGCCAACGCTGCCAATGAGGTGGCTGCTGGGAAGTTCTGTGAGACCACCATCGGCTGCAGGGTAACAGAGAATGGCCTTCTCTTCAAAGAACTTCTGCAGACTCCAAATTTTCGAATTACGGTGGTTGATGATGCAGACACTGTTGAACTTTGTGGTGCCCTGAAGAACATTGTGGCCGTGGGAGCTGGGTTCTGCGACGGCCTCCGCTGTGGCGACAACACCAAAGCCGCCGTCATCCGCCTGGGGCTCATGGAAATGATCGCCTTCACCAGGATCTTCTGCAAGGGCCAGGTGTCCACAGCCACCTTTCTGGAGAGCTGCGGCGTAGCCGACCTGATCACCACCTGCTATGGGGGCCGGAACCACAAGGTAGCAGAGGCCTTTGCCGGGGCTGGAAGGACCATTGAAGAACTGGAGAGGGAGATGCTGAATGGGCAGAAGCTGCAAGGACCTCAGACTTCTGTTGAGGTGTACCGCATCCTCAAACAGAAGGAGCTGCTGGACAAGTTTCCACTGTTCACTGCGGTGTACCAGATCTGTTACGAAGGTAGGCCCGTTCAAGAGATGTTGTCTTGTCTCCAGAGCCATCCAGAGCATATATAAAGTGAACTATGCAACATGTCAGGGAAAGGCATCAATCATTTGGATTCAGTGGAAACTGGGACTTGCCAACAAGATGTTTGCAGCATCGTAACTCCATCATGGATGCTATGAATTTTTACAAGTTCATTTTTGAATTGTGAGATGAAGTTCATTGGCTAAGATGTTACTGGGCAACAACTAGATGCACATATGTgaacgtgtgagtgtgtgttcctTTCTCATTTTGTGGATGTTTCTATCAACCAAAATTAAaggccctttttaaaaattacttttgaaattttCCCACTGTGGTAGCTTATAAGATTGGAACTATCGCAGCTAAAAGTTTTGGATCTAATTCATATGTATCTCAgtgaagggattttttttctcattctcttgaggTTAAAATTTAACCAGCATTAACATGGTAGAGCGGCAGAGTGAGTGGGTTCAAAGATCAACATACTGTAACTTCTAAATACTATCTCAGAGCCAGCATAATTAACTACTTCGATTGTGggttgatttattattttaaacaattacGTATTTTTAATTAGGTAATCCACTTATATATATTCCTCTCACTACAGTTTTCTGCATTTTTAGCCTTTTTTCTCTTCATTAGCTACCAGAATGTGCTTTCATAAAGGCTCAGCAGTAGCAGAAGACAGAAAACTCATCTGGGATTTTCCTGCTGTGACTGACACATTCTTCTGATTAATGACACATGTATGATGCTTTTTGTCAGGTAGTACTTTTATGCAAACATTTCCTTTGAGCCTCACAGAGCCCCTGAAAGGGGGCTGCTATTATTCATCATTTAAGATGCAGTCACTGTGTGCCTGGTTGCCTGGTGAGTAGGGGCAGAGCCAGAGTAAAGCCCAGTGGTCCTCCCCCTACCAAGGTGCCAGGACCTGCTCAGACATCACTGGGCTGGTTTGACCTCCTGCTAACTGGCTGTAGGACACACAGCCTTTACTGAGGCCATAGTCGGGCTTCCTGCAGCTGAGGTTTGTGTGGGTCCTTATCTAGAAGGATACCGTTCAAAGTGTGGACCTCTCTCCATCAGCTTCACCTGGAGTCTCTTAGAAATGCGGGTTCCCAGGTCCCAATCCAGACCTCTGAAGTGGGATCTTGTACCTATGCTTTGACATGTCTTCTGTGTGTTTCAATGTTCATTacaatttgagaaccactacttTAGAAAATTTACTTTAGATTGACATTGGCATTTCTCAACCATGTTCCATAGGAAATACGTGTCCCAGGACCCAGCGGTGATTCCGGTGTTCCCTCCAAAGGTCCACTGAGTTTGGGAAAAGCTGCATCTGTACACCCCTCTTGAAGGGGTAGAATGTATGTTAGTTTGTTAGTGGAACCTGTTTATTTAACCCAGCAAGTCCCAGACATATAAGATTATGGAGATTTCTTTTGGCAAGAAAACTTACCAAAGTTTCCAAGGAACACTGTTCCTGGCTGAGGTGACCTTAGGACAGCTCAAGTATACCCTTCACTCTCTGCAAGAAATGAGGATGAATGACTACCTGTGGTATTATTCGTTCTGAACCTTTACAGTTCAGGTCTGCCAAAGACCCTTGATAAAGCTTTGAGATGACACTCTCAGGTATGAGTAAGTGGATGTCAACTTCGCCGAAACACACGTTGTGTGGACTAAGTGCTTTTAATCCTAGAATTAGAATAGGAATTACTGTATCTCTTAAATGAGATTGGCTTCAGTATAACATTACAGTTACCTTACatagcacttgataaatattaagGGAACCTATGAATATCACTTATATATTCATGGATTTTCAGTCACTTTGAGATTttgatccttttttattttccagcttgggactttttttcttctatacTTGAAATGATTTTTTGAATAGATTTTGCAGGAATTTTTTAAACTCCTATATACAGAAGTATGTGAAAGCACACAAAATCATATAAGTTTCATTGATTTTAGTGCCACTGTTAAGTCAATTTTTGCTTGTCtcataatctttttaaaagtttgtacaTAGGTAACAAAGTGTTACTTTTTAAGATACATAACAGGCTGTAAATTAATTGTGGAGTCTATTAAGTAGGATAACCAGATATGAGGAATTAGGATTTTGTCTTTTGTATATTCTCATCTGCATTCAGCTTCCTACTCTGGGTTTTGTACTTGAgcgttttttctttataaatgccTTATTACCACTCTGAAGTCTCTGGCTGTACCACTTGAACATACTTATAATATTCCGCACATAtggaaaaaggtaaattttatgtttgtgCTTTGCTAACTGTAGATGTTTATTACTCTAcaagttatctatttttataacCACCTGTAGTCCAccatttattttaattcatcTTTCTTACTAATTATGGTAATAGGGAAGAGAGAGACATCTAGAAAAGAAGCTTAATTTATACTTTTTCAGCCAATCTGTTAATGTAAAAACTACACTGTTGCCTTGCCATAATCCAACCTACTATAATGTGGAACAAATACCTGCCTTGGAATCCATCATAGCAGGTGAAATTGAGCTAAACTCCTTCTGGTTTTTCATTTAACTCTTAGCTATAACATGCCCCCATGGCATTGGCCCAAGGAGTAGTGAGGTGCCACTGTACAAAGGAATCTTCAGTTTTTCCACTAGTTCTAATCTAAGAGACTTTTACCTACACATGTACTATATTTGTTTACAGATTGTAGGTAGATATGATTTAAAAGTttgatttaataaacatttaatccCCCAAACCTATGCTACTGATcctattttttaatcagcttatttaacaattttatttgtttaggtaagctttttttttttttctccctgaactGGGATGCATTGACAACAATaaaaaggcaattaaaaaaaaaagtgaatgggtctttcccctgttttcttctttttcatgtaCCTTTGGACTCTAGTAAATGAACTAGTAAatggatattttttttctttttctaagaggAATATATGTGTGCACAGATTAAAATGTGTTCTAACAGAAAATCAATCCCACTAATGACATCTGACTTAGTGTTGGAAGAATAAAAGAACTATAAACAAAGAAATCCTCAATGAGGTATTTACATCTTCtaaaaaaaacaagcagaaaatacttttaaagttGCTGAAATTAACTTGTTACCCTCAACCCAAAGAAAACCTGTTTGGTTAGGTCACCAAACCTGAGCAGAAAATATATCCAAACAACTGCATTACAGCAGCCAATATGGCTGCCAGGGCCAGGCTGAAGTACAAAGTCAACACTGAATAAATAATATCAAAACCATGACAACTACTAACAATGGTCTATTCCTACCCAACTCTCAAAGCCAAGGTGACTTCACCAAAGGATAATCTTATGACCTGCATTTTTTGTACAGTTTCAGAAATAGGTATGTCCTAAAACGCCTAAAAACTCTGACTAGAGAATGGCATCATGGGaatgtgctatatatatatatacatatatatgcatatgtacacacacactaaatacatatatatattctataaatatattcCACAAACATCTAGaaatatatagtgtgtgtatacatataatgtatgtatatatacaatgtgtgtgtatacatatatttattttttaacattttatctcTCATTTTAAAAGGGTATGTTTCTTTTGATCTGGGACAAAATAAGGTTATAAACCTGATCATGTTGTAGTTTTGGCCTTGCATATCAGATAACTTAGAGAAAAAATTAATTCTCAATTACATCTAGTGTTCTTAACCTatgtttttaatcaaattttcTCTCCCTCAAATTTCCCCATCCTCATTATTTAGATCTTGGTTTATTACCCTAATTCTACTGATTGTTTTGCTAATGTgcctcctatttttaaaaacttcatatcTTTTGTGTTTGTAAGTATAGTCTatataatgagagagagagagataatatGAGATATATGAGATAATATAAGtatacttatatgtatatataataaaaataggaTAATAGCTATTATTGACTTACACTTTGTACTGAAAGTACTCTGCTCTTTCTCAAGTGAAATCTGAGAGTGGGCTCTGATATGGAAGAAGGGATTTGAGGTACAGGAAACAAAAGAGCCAGCAACTAGATGGAGGTAGCAGGTGCTGAAAGCACTCTTCTTTGTCATGTTAATCACCAGTCAGCTTTGTCCAGGGAAGAACTCTGGTTCTGAGGAGGCTCAGGTGGGTAGAGAAGAAGCTAAAGGAGAGTAGGTCCTTAGTAGTCAGGCGATTGCCAAATGGGAGCTGAAAATTCAATTGCCCCTAATTGTTCTAGAGCAGGTTCTGGAGCAAATTCTAACTCAAGAGCCACTGAAGAAAGAACAGAAGCCCTGCACTGGCTCTAgaacttctttgtctcttggagCTACAACAGTGGAAAGGATAATGGATCAGCCTCTGTGGCTAAAAGAAAAGCAGTCACACTGAGTTTTACTCCACAGTGGGGTAGAGTTAGATAGAAAATTCCTCACCGAATGGTACTTTCCACT from Eschrichtius robustus isolate mEscRob2 chromosome 9, mEscRob2.pri, whole genome shotgun sequence includes the following:
- the LOC137769467 gene encoding glycerol-3-phosphate dehydrogenase 1-like protein isoform X2 produces the protein MATSPLKVCIVGSGNWGSAVAKIIGNNVKKLEKFASVVKMWVFEETVNGRKLTDIINNDHENVKYLPGHKLPENVFIHRICDEISGKVPKGALGISLIKGIDEGPEGLKLISNIIREKMGIDISVLMGANAANEVAAGKFCETTIGCRVTENGLLFKELLQTPNFRITVVDDADTVELCGALKNIVAVGAGFCDGLRCGDNTKAAVIRLGLMEMIAFTRIFCKGQVSTATFLESCGVADLITTCYGGRNHKVAEAFAGAGRTIEELEREMLNGQKLQGPQTSVEVYRILKQKELLDKFPLFTAVYQICYEGRPVQEMLSCLQSHPEHI
- the LOC137769467 gene encoding glycerol-3-phosphate dehydrogenase 1-like protein isoform X1 encodes the protein MATSPLKVCIVGSGNWGSAVAKIIGNNVKKLEKFASVVKMWVFEETVNGRKLTDIINNDHENVKYLPGHKLPENVVAIPSLSETVWDADLLVFVIPHQFIHRICDEISGKVPKGALGISLIKGIDEGPEGLKLISNIIREKMGIDISVLMGANAANEVAAGKFCETTIGCRVTENGLLFKELLQTPNFRITVVDDADTVELCGALKNIVAVGAGFCDGLRCGDNTKAAVIRLGLMEMIAFTRIFCKGQVSTATFLESCGVADLITTCYGGRNHKVAEAFAGAGRTIEELEREMLNGQKLQGPQTSVEVYRILKQKELLDKFPLFTAVYQICYEGRPVQEMLSCLQSHPEHI